From Humibacter ginsenosidimutans, a single genomic window includes:
- a CDS encoding trimeric intracellular cation channel family protein, whose translation MTDQLFTIPLWADLTAVGLGGVQGALFASGFRGQRRLDLLGVALIGTVMGLGGGLIRDLLLAVRPSMLSNNWYLITAVAAALVGMLLAGPLRRVNSLIVVLDALVIGLFGAFGTVKALALGVPLVPAVFVGICAAVGGGILRDVIMGLPVAIMHVGSLYAVAAGAGCVLLVVLHAFGIDYIVSGFAGFALTAVIRILAVVFDLSLPEQRMLYRRKVAAETAAIPIIRRQQ comes from the coding sequence GTGACCGATCAGCTGTTCACCATCCCCCTCTGGGCCGACCTCACCGCCGTCGGTCTCGGCGGCGTGCAGGGTGCGCTCTTCGCCTCCGGGTTCCGCGGCCAGCGGCGACTCGACTTGCTGGGTGTCGCCCTCATCGGCACCGTGATGGGGCTCGGCGGCGGGCTCATCCGCGACCTGCTGCTGGCGGTGCGACCGAGCATGCTCTCGAACAACTGGTATCTCATCACGGCCGTCGCCGCGGCGCTCGTCGGGATGCTGTTGGCCGGCCCCCTGCGCCGCGTGAACTCGTTGATCGTGGTGCTCGACGCGCTCGTGATCGGTCTCTTCGGAGCGTTCGGCACCGTGAAGGCACTGGCCCTCGGCGTGCCGCTCGTGCCCGCGGTGTTCGTGGGGATCTGCGCGGCGGTGGGCGGAGGCATCCTGCGCGACGTGATCATGGGACTGCCCGTCGCGATCATGCACGTCGGCTCGCTCTACGCCGTCGCCGCGGGCGCGGGATGCGTGCTCCTCGTCGTGCTGCACGCCTTCGGCATCGACTACATCGTCTCCGGGTTCGCGGGATTCGCCCTGACGGCAGTGATCCGCATCCTCGCCGTCGTGTTCGACCTCTCACTGCCCGAGCAGCGCATGCTCTACCGGCGCAAGGTCGCGGCCGAGACCGCCGCCATTCCGATCATCAGACGCCAGCAGTGA